Below is a genomic region from Sulfitobacter sp. OXR-159.
CTGGCGCGCAAGGTGACGGGCCGGACCAATGTGATCTCCTTCACCAACGGCTTCCATGGCATGACCATGGGCGCGCTGGCGCTGACCGGCAACAAAGGCAAACGCGGCGGCGCGGGCGGTGGCTCGTTGGCCGATGTGACGCACATGCCTTTCGAGGGGTCGCTGGGCGAAAACGTCGACACGCTGGAAATGATCGACGCCATGCTGTCGAACCCCTCCTCGGGCATCGACGCGCCTGCGGCATTCATCTTTGAGCCGATCCAAGGCGAAGGCGGTCTGAACGCGGCCTCCGACGCATGGATGCAGGGCATCGAGAAAATCGCCCGCAAGCATGGCGCGCTGCTGATCATCGACGACATTCAGGCTGGCTGTGGCCGTTCGGGCAGCTTCTTTTCGTTTGAGGCGTCCGGCATCAAGCCCGACATGGTGACCCAAGCGAAATCGCTTTCCGGTTTCGGCCTGCCCTTCGCGGCCCTGTTGATTGCACCTGAGCATGACATCTGGAAGCCAGCCGAGCACAACGGCACCTTCCGTGGCAACTCCCACGCCTTTGTCACCGCCCGCGTCGCGATTGAGAAATTCTGGTCCGACGATAAATTCGAAAAGTCGCTGGCCGAAAAAGCCGTGGTACTGACCACCGCGCTCAAGGACGTCGCCGATCTGGTCGACGGTGCCACGCTGAAAGGCCGCGGCCTGATGCAGGGTGTCGATGTCGGCTCGGGCGAATTGGCCGGTGCAATCTGTGCGCGTGCCTATGAATTGGGCCTCGTCATCGAAACATCGGGCGCGAACGACGAAATCGTTAAATAT
It encodes:
- the ectB gene encoding diaminobutyrate--2-oxoglutarate transaminase, with amino-acid sequence MPKDMAQNTTIFTRRESEARSYCRGMNAVFTRASGSEMFDEEGNRYIDFLAGCSSLNYGHNDPDMKAALVEHITNDGIAHGLDFHSDTKAAFLKAYEENILKPRGMDYKVMMTGPTGTNAVEAAIKLARKVTGRTNVISFTNGFHGMTMGALALTGNKGKRGGAGGGSLADVTHMPFEGSLGENVDTLEMIDAMLSNPSSGIDAPAAFIFEPIQGEGGLNAASDAWMQGIEKIARKHGALLIIDDIQAGCGRSGSFFSFEASGIKPDMVTQAKSLSGFGLPFAALLIAPEHDIWKPAEHNGTFRGNSHAFVTARVAIEKFWSDDKFEKSLAEKAVVLTTALKDVADLVDGATLKGRGLMQGVDVGSGELAGAICARAYELGLVIETSGANDEIVKYLAPLTTPEKVMREGFDILLQATRDVTGNMKLAAE